One window of the Eucalyptus grandis isolate ANBG69807.140 chromosome 8, ASM1654582v1, whole genome shotgun sequence genome contains the following:
- the LOC104414426 gene encoding F-box/kelch-repeat protein At3g06240 → MAESIPEDVVVDILLRLPAKSLVRFKCVCKRWRSLISDRAFAKSHLQRVKAADLIPSQRIIIGGRNSPLKTVDYEALDGGGEGRMVVPHGIKPLWESRIVGSCDGLVCLLGHSNFVIYNPTTGEYIELPSSDFVDHAMYFSSGARYDSFYGFGYDSQSDDYKIALVVGDVVVEVKNWKVAIFSLKSCSWRMMMIEVPFQEEGVECCGPAVYWKGALHWDVFVWNTNGEGFSAMLSFDLLEEKFHQVLPVPAVDDGILLLGLEIHGANLFIYNNAQNPRIEAWITDQYRIGAPWKKWLSVDCSALNTPFEKIPLVYTRSEKIVFLMDRKWMIMFNPEDNTCREYLLGTDLITEYAIYLETLVSPYLGGGAVE, encoded by the coding sequence ATGGCCGAAAGTATACCCGAGGATGTCGTCGTCGATATACTCTTGAGGCTACCGGCGAAGTCGCTGGTGCGATTCAAATGCGTCTGCAAGCGCTGGCGGTCTCTGATCTCCGACCGGGCCTTCGCCAAGTCGCATCTGCAGAGGGTGAAGGCAGCGGATTTGATCCCTAGCCAGAGAATCATCATCGGCGGCCGCAACAGCCCCCTCAAGACCGTGGACTACGAAGCGCTCGACGGCGGTGGCGAGGGTCGCATGGTGGTACCTCATGGGATCAAACCTTTGTGGGAGTCCCGCATCGTGGGGTCCTGTGATGGCCTTGTATGTTTACTTGGCCACTCCAATTTTGTCATATATAACCCGACCACCGGGGAGTATATTGAGTTGCCCAGTTCCGATTTTGTTGATCATGCTATGTATTTCAGTAGTGGAGCCAGATATGATTCATTCTATGGATTCGGATATGACTCTCAATCTGATGACTACAAAATAGCCCTAGTAGTAGGGGATGTTGTTGTTGAAGTTAAAAATTGGAAGGTGGCAATATTTTCGCTCAAATCTTGTTCctggaggatgatgatgatagaaGTTCCGTTCCAAGAAGAGGGAGTCGAATGTTGCGGCCCAGCAGTTTATTGGAAAGGGGCCTTACACTGGGACGTCTTTGTCTGGAACACGAATGGTGAGGGCTTTTCTGCGATGTTGTCATTTGACTTGTTGGAAGAGAAATTTCACCAGGTGCTTCCAGTCCCTGCAGTTGATGACGGCATACTACTCCTGGGACTCGAGATTCATGGGGCGAATCTGTTCATATACAATAATGCCCAAAATCCCCGCATTGAGGCATGGATTACAGATCAGTACAGGATAGGAGCACCGTGGAAAAAATGGTTAAGTGTTGATTGCAGTGCCTTGAATACGCCCTTTGAGAAGATTCCCCTTGTGTACACAAGGAGTGAAAAGATTGTTTTTTTGATGGATAGGAAGTGGATGATTATGTTTAATCCGGAGGATAATACTTGCAGGGAATATCTCTTAGGGACGGACCTTATTACCGAATATGCTATCTATTTGGAAACCCTTGTTTCTCCCTACCTTGGCGGTGGAGCTGTTGAATGA
- the LOC120287541 gene encoding F-box/kelch-repeat protein At3g23880-like: MAEIFTEDILIEILLRLPAKSLMRFKCVGKRWRSLISNPGFAKSHLQRLMARDLIPSQRIFKTSPFESIDYELHDGGIGGDDDLAVVKVHELRIGDPYWEPELVGSCHGLVCLLVPGRFFLYNPTTKESRNFPCSDLVQQDALVNGFGYDPRSDDYKIVQAGGLKSGKRQYFRSSPVLGEGHKSNEKAIPTISTKEFIRMGPYTGALLT, encoded by the coding sequence ATGGCAGAAATTTTCACCGAGGATATCCTCATCGAGATACTCTTGAGGCTACCAGCCAAGTCGTTGATGCGATTCAAATGTGTCGGTAAACGGTGGCGGTCTCTAATTTCCAACCCGGGTTTTGCAAAGTCGCATTTGCAAAGGCTAATGGCGAGGGATTTAATTCCTAGCCAGAGAATCTTCAAGACCAGCCCCTTTGAGAGCATAGACTACGAATTGCACGACGGTGGCATCGGTGGCGATGACGATCTCGCGGTGGTAAAGGTTCATGAGCTGAGAATTGGCGATCCTTACTGGGAGCCTGAGCTCGTGGGGTCTTGCCATGGCTTGGTATGTTTACTTGTTCCTGGTAGGTTTTTCCTATACAACCCGACCACCAAGGAGTCTAGGAATTTTCCCTGCTCTGATCTTGTTCAACAAGATGCGTTAGTCAATGGATTCGGATATGATCCTCGATCTGACGACTACAAAATAGTACAGGCTGGTGGTTTAAAAAGTGGCAAGAGGCAATATTTTCGCTCAAGTCCGGTTCTTGGAGAAGGACACAAGTCCAACGAGAAAGCCATCCCGACTATTTCAACCAAGGAGTTTATTAGAATGGGGCCTTACACTGGTGCGTTATTGACATAA